The Dehalococcoidia bacterium genomic interval GTTTATCGGCACCGTGATAATCGCCACTCACGCGGACGTCGTGTACTTCCTCGAGGGCCGTATTTATCTCGCGTACTCCGCAATCCTGGACGCCTTCGGTCTCCTGGCCTTCATCGGCCTGGCGATGGCCCTCGTGCGGCGCCACATCCTCCGGCCGCCGCGGCTGCGCCTCGGGAGCCTGTGGGACGATGTCGTGCTGCTCTGGATGATGCTCGCGATCGTCGTCACGGGCTTCATCGTCGAAGGCATGCGCGTCGGCACGGTCGAGATCCCCGGCGGGGAGTTCGAGGCCCACGGCGCGGCCTTCATGGACGACCTCGGCATCGCCCACATAAGCACTCGGGTTGTGGCGAACCCGGACTGGGCGCCCTGGTCGCCCATCGGCTACGTGATCGCGAAGCTCGCCGACGGCTGGGGCATGAGCGCTTCATCGATGCTCGACGTGCACAAAGTGATGTGGTGGATCCACACCCCGCTGGCCCTGGCCTGGACCGCGTGGGTGGGCTACGGGAAGATCGGCCACATAATCAAGGGCTCCGCGAACATCTTCATGCGGGATTTGCGCTCGCCGAAGGGGCTTCTCGCGGGTTCCCGGCTGGCGCCCATCGAAAACTTCGAGACCGCGGAGAGCTTCGGCGCGGGCCGGCTCCAGGACTTCACCTGGAAGCAGCTCATGGATGTCGACGTCTGCGTGCGCTGCGGCCGCTGCGAGGCGAACTGCCCCGCCTTCCTCACCGGCAAGGAACTCACCCCCATGGGCTTCCTCAAGGACATCAAGGACTACATGGAGGAAACCGGGCCGAAGATCGTCCAGGCGCGGCGCGCCGGCAACTTCGACCCGCTGCCGGGCGAGCGCATGATCGCCGGCGATGTCGTCAGCTTCAACACGATCTGGGACTGCGTGACCTGCGGCGCCTGCGAGACCCAGTGCCCTGTGATGATCGAGCACATCGGCAAGCTCCAGGACATGCGCCGTTACCTGGTGCTCACGGAGGGCAACATGCCCCCGACGGCGCAGGCCGTCCTCACCCAGCTCGAACAGCGCGGCCACCCCTGGCGAGGCACCAGCCTCACGCGCGCCAGCTGGATGGAAGGCCTGGATATCCCGCGCTTCACCGGCGAGCAGGAGTTCCTGTACTGGGTCGGTTGCTCCGGCGCGCTCGTGGACCGGAACGTGCCGATCACGCGCGCCGTCGCGCGGCTGCTCAAGGAAGCTAACGTCAGCTTCGGCTGCCTGGGCGAGGAAGAGGTCTGCAACGGCGACCCGGCGCGGAGGCTGGGCAACGAGTACCTGGCGCAGGAGCAGATGAAGGGCGCGATTGAGCTCCTGAACCAGAAGGGTGTGTTCAAGATCATCACCAACTGCCCCCACTGCTTCAACATCTTCCGCAACGAGTACCCGGAGTTCGGCGGGCGTTATGAGGTCTTCCACCACACGGAGGTCCTGGCGCACTTGATCGAAGAGGGCCGCCTCTCGCCGAAGGTCGACCTGAACCAGAAGATCACGTATCACGACTCCTGCTACCTTGGCCGCCACAACGGCGTCTTCGAAGCGCCGCGGGTCATCCTGGGCGCGCTGCCGGACGTCGAGTTCGTGGAGATGCCGCGCAGCCAGCGCCAGAGCTTCTGCTGCGGCGCCGGCGGCGG includes:
- a CDS encoding heterodisulfide reductase-related iron-sulfur binding cluster; the protein is MAAPASAPRVDRITRFNIALLSWLLLAAIILGALVLAFLLSVDDAGLATREVLFNVGHVLRWALYAGTAVVFVILALGPAHRSQYWRIGKPEKRWDRILERAKVFLIYGIGQGRMPNDLYASVMHLFIFWGWVVLFIGTVIIATHADVVYFLEGRIYLAYSAILDAFGLLAFIGLAMALVRRHILRPPRLRLGSLWDDVVLLWMMLAIVVTGFIVEGMRVGTVEIPGGEFEAHGAAFMDDLGIAHISTRVVANPDWAPWSPIGYVIAKLADGWGMSASSMLDVHKVMWWIHTPLALAWTAWVGYGKIGHIIKGSANIFMRDLRSPKGLLAGSRLAPIENFETAESFGAGRLQDFTWKQLMDVDVCVRCGRCEANCPAFLTGKELTPMGFLKDIKDYMEETGPKIVQARRAGNFDPLPGERMIAGDVVSFNTIWDCVTCGACETQCPVMIEHIGKLQDMRRYLVLTEGNMPPTAQAVLTQLEQRGHPWRGTSLTRASWMEGLDIPRFTGEQEFLYWVGCSGALVDRNVPITRAVARLLKEANVSFGCLGEEEVCNGDPARRLGNEYLAQEQMKGAIELLNQKGVFKIITNCPHCFNIFRNEYPEFGGRYEVFHHTEVLAHLIEEGRLSPKVDLNQKITYHDSCYLGRHNGVFEAPRVILGALPDVEFVEMPRSQRQSFCCGAGGGHMFVDESQGKRINHARAEEAQSTGAGIVASNCPFCIQMFEDGVATVEPDETKRMRPLDLAELLEMTVLGRPQRPGEAARPPSPDGGQPEGAAVAVEDKPADTSPPAAAVSEDKPGDQR